In the Blautia coccoides genome, CAAGATCTTTCCCTGTTGGAAGAAGAGACTGTGATCCGGGAGCATACCCGCAAGAAGAAATCAACCCATGAGGATCTTTTTAAAGGCCTGAAGGTTGAAAAAGTAGTCATTCCTCTTCCGGAAGAAGATCAGGTCTGCCCGGTCTGTGGTACGCAGATGGTTCTGATCGGTGAAGAGTATGTCCGCCGTGAGCTGGAATTCATTCCGGCAACATGTAAAGTGATCGAATACTACAGCCAGAGTTATGGATGTCCGTGCTGTAAGGAAGGATTGGGAGACACAGAAAAACCTGTGATCGTAAAGTCTCAGGTTCCGCAGGCCCTGGTAGGAAAAGGCCCAGCGACCGCATCCACCGTTGCATGGACGATGTATCAGAAATACGCCAATGGACTTCCCCTTTACCGTCAGGAGAAAGACTGGAGACAGTATGGTGCCCAGTTCAGCAGGACGACACTGGCCAACTGGATTATCTATTGCTCCAGGAATTACTTTCAGCCAATGTATGATTACTTCCACAGGGAACTGCTGAAGCGCAGTTTTGCAATGGCAGATGAGACTAGAGTCCAGGTATTGAAGGAAGAAGATCGCCGGGCACAGACGCAATCCTTCATGTGGCTGTTCCGCAGCGGCGAAGATGGTCTTTCCGCCATTATCTTATATGGCTATTCTCCAACCAGGAGTGGCAGCTATGCAAAGGAGTTTCTGGAAGGCTATCACGGATATCTGGAAACGGATGGTTACCAGGGCTACAACAGCCTGCCGGATATCAAACGATGTTCCTGTTGGGCACACATCCGCCGGTACTTTATCGACGCCGTTCCCAAAGGGAAACAGTATGATTACAGCCAGCCAGCAGTACAGGGAGTCCAGTACTGTAACCGCCTGTTTGCCATAGAAGATTCCATTAACAAAAAATATCCCGGTGATTATGAAAAACGTAAGCAGCTGCGTCTCGAGAAGGAAAAACCTGTTCTGGAGGCTTTCTGGTCGTGGATTGAGCAGCAAAAGCCAGTCCGAAATACCCGCATGGATAAAGCGGTGAATTATGTCCTTAACCGGCGGGAAACAGCGGAGACCTATCTGGAGGATGGTCGCTGTAGTTTCACAAACAATCTCAGCGAGAACGCGATCCGTCCGTTTGCAGTTGGCCGTAAAAACTGGCTGTTCAGTGATTCTGTAGAAGGAGCCAATGCCAGTGCTGTAGTCTATACAATGGTTGAAATGGCAAAGGCACACGCCCTGAACATTTACGAATATCTGAAATTTCTACTGGATCATCGTCCAACGAAGGAGATGACTGATGCTCAGCTCGCAGAGCTTGCACCCTGGAGTGAAAAACTCCAATCTATCAAAAATCGCATGTGAATTATAGTGAATTACTCCAACTCGCAAAGGGCTGGGGTAATTTTATATCTGACCGCATTATTATTTGGCGGTTACAATCGTTCTGCTATCTCCACTGGCGAAAACCCTAATTCAATCAAATGTGCCACATGGCTATGTCTTATATCATGAATACGAATACGCTTAACACCTGCCCCTTTTACACCTCTATTCATTTCACTGTGTAGATAGCTTTTGGATATTTCAAAAAGTCTGGTATCATCATCACATTTGTATAGCATACCAAAGTAATCTTCCAATTCATCACAAAGAAACTGTGGTAAATCTATTACCCTATTACTCTTATCCGTCTTGGGAGTTGTCACATAATCTTGTTTCTCCAAACGCTGATATGATTTACTTACGGTAAGTTTCATGCCTGTAAGGTCAACATCTTTCCTCTGCAACGCAAGCAATTCTCCCTCTCGTATACCAGTCCAATAGAGAACTTCAAAGGCATAAAATGAAATAGGCTTTTTTTTCATAATTTCCGAAAACTTCAAGTATTCTTCTTTTGTCCAAAACAGCATTTCCTTTGCCTTGGCCTTCCCCATTTTCCCTGCTTGCTTTGATGGATTGCTCGGCAGGTTGTAAAACCTACACGCATGATTAAAAATTGCGCTAAGCTGATTCTGAATAGTTCTAAGATAAGTCTGTGCATATGGCTTGTCATTCTTATCTCTCATTTTCAGCAGTTCATTCTGCCATTGGATAATATCTGTTGCGTCTATGTCCGCAAGCGTTCTGTTCTCAAAATATGGAATAATTTTGCTTGCAATAATATGTTTCTTGGTAAGGAAAGTGTTATATTTTAACCTTGGTTTCATATCTTCAAGATATTGTTCCACAAACATGGAAAATCCCATATTAATATCTCTTGTCTTTTTCATTAGGAATTCCCGCTCATAGGCAAGGGCTTCTCTCTTGGTTTTAAATCCACGCTTCGTATGAATCTGATTCTTTCCTTGCCAGTCGGTATAGCGGATATAGGATCTCCATGTTTTTCTGTCGTTATCTTTTATTGCTGACATACTCAATCCCCCTATACTGAATACGGATTGCCACGAAGATATTTCAGGTAATCATCATACAATTCTGCTTGCTCTAAAATAGTTCCACTTATGCTCTCCGTATATAGTGATGAAATCAGATATGAAGCCATATTTTTTATTTTTAAATCAGCGTCTACAATTCGATTAAGGATATTTGCCACATGTACTCTTTTCAGCTTCAAAAATTGGGATTTAACAACGCTCCATGGGTACTCTGTCTGTTTAATAACAACCTTATCTCTTGGTATTGTTACCATGTCACATATTGTTTCATATATTTCCGTTACCATTGATACTTCGTATTCATCTTGTCTTTTTGCCATTTCATACAAAATATTCAACTCTATATTTTCAGCAATAATTCTTTTATAATTTTCAATATCCGTTACTCCATCTATCCCGCTATTTGTTTCCTGATTGATAGATAGATTGATTGACTTATCTTCTGTTAGATTTGATTCAGTTAGATTAGATTGGATTAGATTAGGTTGTGCAGTCCTTGGACTGTCCACGTGCTGACATTTCTTTTTCCCACCTTTTGTATCTGAACGCTCCTTTGCTTCTATCAGCTTAACATCAGGTCTTAGCTGTAAAAGAAGTGGTTTATATCTGCTATCTTTTTTTCTGTCTGCCCTTAAATAATTCATTTCTAACCAGTCCTCAATATATGCCACCAAATCCTCGTTAAGCATATAGACAAACTGCTTACTCACCAATACCCTCAAATCATCTTCATTTGCCTTTGTTAAAGCTAGTACTGAATAGGCCTCTACAATTCCATCATCATCAGCATTCACAACCAAATGAAAATAAAGATTTTGAGAAGTAGCAGGCATTTTTAAAAACCTTGCACTTTCCACGATTTTTCGTGATACCATTCTTCTGTCTCCCATGATGCTCCTTTCGTTTTATTGCACTAAACAAAATTTTATGGTATATTGCAAGTGGAATATTTGCGCAAGCAATATACCTTTTTCTTAGCCCCTGTGCCCGCAGGGGCTTTTTGTTGGTTTTGTTTTCTTTTCTCATGCTTATCTTCTCATACACACTTCTTCATAATAGATTCGGTTAATCTTTCCGCTCATAACCAGTAGCTTCGGATTCTCCTTTTTCATTTGTTCCGATAACTGCTTAATGATGGCGTACCCTTTGCTTCGGCTCACACCCCAATCTTGGCAAACTTCCTCAACATCTACATATGCGGTTTTTCTTTTTTCTTTTAACATGATGTTTCCCCTTTCAATGCTTATTATTATTTATTATAGATATTAGTATATCAATATTTATCCATTTGTCAATACCAGTATTCTAATATTTATTAGAATTTCGTTTTATTCTTCATGATTTTGTGCTATAATAAACCAAAATATTAGGGAGGTATAGAAATGGATATTGCTGTTTTGGGACAACGAATAAAAAGCCTACGATTTACTTTAGGAAAATCACAAAAAGAATTTGCTGAATTTTTAGGTATACCCCAGCCCTCTATGTCCGCATATGAAAACGGTAAAAATTCCCCTACTATAGATGTAGTCATGGATATTGCTGATAAGTGTAATGTTTCTCTTGATTGGTTGTGTGGAAGAGACGAAAAGAAGCAAATAGGAAGCCTTTCAGATATTGCAGACTTCTTTTTCCAATTTCTTTGTGAAACTAATGAAATTGGTTGTAAAATAGAAGTTCATGACCATATTGAAAATGGATTAGATATAGAAGAAGCCGACGAAACAGACGATAGATTTAGATGGTGGACACAATTAAAATTTTATGGAAATGATAGACGATATTCATTAAATGCGGATATATGTAACATTATTAGAAGAGTCAACGAAGCGGATCAAGATATAAAATCCTATAGTCATTCACCTGAATCATATGAGCGTGAGAAAAACTTTACTATCAATTACTACTCTCTACCAGTTACAAAAAAGAAAATTCCTGAAATGTCTCGCAAAGAACGAATTAAAAAACACATTGAATATTTAAAAGAACATAATGAATTATAGTAAAAAGCCACAGACACTTTTAGTCTGCGGCTTTTCTTATAATTATTGGCTCTGCTTTGGCTCTAAAATTTGCAACCATTTTTTAACCACACTTTTCTAAAACCCAGTGTTTATGGCGGGTTTGCAGGCTTTTAAACCTACTCAAACTCCTCGGCGGATGACATTATATGATGCCTATGACGCCTGTATAGAAAGTTTTAATTCGAACTTATGTTTGTTTTTCGTAGTTTCCGTACCGCTAAAGGAAAAATAAACTCCAAAAAAACTCCAAATCAACTTGGGCGATCTTTTGCTTCCTCCTGCGCATAAAGAAGATCCAATGCCTGACAAATGACTCCACTCATCGTCTGATAATGTCTTTCGGCATATGAAACTAACCGTTCTTTTTCTTCTGCTGACATACGAATTCTCAAACTTGAATCCTTGCCATCCAGTGATGGTTTCCTTGGCATCTTCATCTCCTCCTAACATCTCATAGTTTAACATGAATTGATACATGTGTCAACATTATTCTTTTATTTAGTCAGCAACAGATTTTTAAAATTATTAAAAACAACTCGTATCAATTCTGGTTCATCAAGCGATTTTGCTATAAGTTCATACTCTTCCAGTAATAATGATGGTGAAAACTTTTTTCCATTTACTTTTGAATATGGTCCATCACTTTCTATCAACAATCTATCTTTCGGAATTGCATTCACAACATCCATATTTTTTACCATACTTGCATTTACCGAAAAATAACATCCTAAGTGAATAAAATCTTTTTGAAGTTCAACATTTCCAGTATACCAATGTAATATACATCTTCTCGGACAATATTTGCTCAAGATTTTTAAAGCAATTTCTTCTGCACCCCTTATATGGATTGACATTACTTTATTCTTTTCAGAACAAGCCTCAACAATTTTTTCAAACCACTTTATCTGCTGATTTTTTTCTATCCCTGTTCTTTTTGTAAAATCCAATCCAATCTCACCAACATATTCTGTTTGTGGCAGCATCTTCATGAAGTCTCTTAAATCCTTCTCTTTTAAATCTGTATTGAGTGGATGAAACCCCAATGCGAATCTGATATATTTATTATCACCGAATATATTCTTACAGCTTAAAAATACACCTGGTGAATTTGTCATGCATAATGTATACTGTTTTTCCCCGACAATTATTTTATAAATCTCATTATAATTCTTATACATATCCAAATGGAAATGAGTATCAATCAGTCCTTGCACATTTTTCTCCTATGAATCCCTTTATTTCATCATCTTCCGATAATAACTCTATCAGATCTTCCATTGTTGATTTATAAACTCGCAAAAACTTTTGAACCGATTCTTCATCCAGTTTTCCCGAACATCTAATCATATCTTTTAAGCCCTCATCATCAATTTTTTTATATCTATATAAAGTACTAATCACGGCACGCAAATCATTTGCCTTTTGATTGTTAGAATTATTCTTCAAAAATTCTGAGGCACTCTCAGTGTACCAGTATCGGAAATCCTTTATATCAAGCAGGGAGCTTTTACGTATTAAACATGGATAACAATACCCACAATTTATTGGATAATCTGGATTCCGCTCTTTATCATATCTAGCCAAACAAGGGTGAGAACATGAAATAGTATCCATATAATGTTTTTTAAATGCTTCCGTATTTTTTACTCCATTCACGATTTCTCTCTTTGTTGAATAGGCATAAAAGTTCTGAATTGGATTTTTTATTCCAACCATATGTAAGATATCCAAAAAACGTCCTAAAAAATATGGATGAGTAGTTCTCGTACTGCAAGTGCCTTTTCTACTATTAGTCAATGGGATATTTAATCCAATGAATCCATTTTCTGGTATATAAACCGGCATATCATTGCCAAGAATACCAGCTATTGATAACGCTGCACACAAAAATAACAGCGATCTTCCCCGGGACGTATCTTCATGTTTTTTCAAACGTTCCCCATCCATTGTAATAGGGGCACGCGAATTAGCAGAGAATCCAATAAAACGCACTTTCTGATTCGAATATCTCTCCTGAAACGTTAAAACAAAGTTTTCCTGTTTTTTCTTCAATTTAGGATATTCATTATGACCTACTAAGCAAGGCGATTTTCCTTCCTCCAACAATTTTATTGCTCCACAAAAGGAATCTAGACCGCCAGAGAATAAACATATACAATCACAGCCCTTTATATCAAGATGAATCCGGTTTGGATATTCACGTTTGCTATACATTTTTTCGCACTGTCTAAAATGAATATCCCATTTATCACCTGTAAGAAATCCTAATGTTTGATTCCAGTATTCTTCTGTTCCATGCCATTTACTCATTTGTAATACTGGAATTGATACACTAAGTTCTCTTGTCCAACAATCTGGAAATAATCTTCTCGAAACTCTTTTATCTATCGCAAAGACACTAATACCTATGATAAATAAATCTTCATAAATTTCTGGTATAGCCATGCAGTCCATTCTATACCAGGTATCTGTAATACCTGAAAAAATAGTGCTGTATTTTTTTCTCGTCAATGTAAAAACGTAAGAATCATTCCACTCTGCATTTGGGTGCATTTCGTTTTCTTTATCTATCCATACTCTCATTTTCTATGCCTCTCCATAAAACAATTCAAATACCTGGTACGCATCTTCAAGTGACCTTTTTACTACCTCTGATGCTTGCAAGTGTCCAAAGTCCATGGTTTTTATATCTTCCAGTTTCAAGTTGTTATGTAATTCATTAGAAATATACTTATCCATTTTTTCTAATAAACGCTCAGTTTCTTCAGGATTCCTTTTCATGCGTATCTTTTCTTCATATCGGAATGCAAAACTAAATTTTATATACTCAATTAGCATTTCTTTCAACAAAACATCTGGAGCAACATCCTTTAAATCTCCCAAATCTGTTATGTTTAGTCCTTTCAAAGCTGCTCTAATGGCTTCTGCTGACAAATAATCTTCCGTCGTGTTCCCATAATTTGTAAAATCCTGAATAAGTTCATTATATATTTCATCTGATGATTTTCCTATCAAATCATTACGATTAAACTCATGCAACGCATTATTTATTCCGCCGCGCGATACCGCCTGAGCAAATGATAGAATACTTCCTGCTGCTTTTGTAAATTGTTCTGAAGTTGCTATATCATGATGCATTGCCGATGCATATTTACTTGCTGCCTTGGCTCTAGACTCTCCATCTCCACTATTTATGTAAGAAGTCACTGCTCGTTTCGCTTGCGACCAATGCGGAGTCGTCGGTGCAATATATCCTTTTGATGTTCCCATATCAATCTCC is a window encoding:
- a CDS encoding helix-turn-helix domain-containing protein, which codes for MDIAVLGQRIKSLRFTLGKSQKEFAEFLGIPQPSMSAYENGKNSPTIDVVMDIADKCNVSLDWLCGRDEKKQIGSLSDIADFFFQFLCETNEIGCKIEVHDHIENGLDIEEADETDDRFRWWTQLKFYGNDRRYSLNADICNIIRRVNEADQDIKSYSHSPESYEREKNFTINYYSLPVTKKKIPEMSRKERIKKHIEYLKEHNEL
- the qatC gene encoding Qat anti-phage system QueC-like protein QatC, producing MRVWIDKENEMHPNAEWNDSYVFTLTRKKYSTIFSGITDTWYRMDCMAIPEIYEDLFIIGISVFAIDKRVSRRLFPDCWTRELSVSIPVLQMSKWHGTEEYWNQTLGFLTGDKWDIHFRQCEKMYSKREYPNRIHLDIKGCDCICLFSGGLDSFCGAIKLLEEGKSPCLVGHNEYPKLKKKQENFVLTFQERYSNQKVRFIGFSANSRAPITMDGERLKKHEDTSRGRSLLFLCAALSIAGILGNDMPVYIPENGFIGLNIPLTNSRKGTCSTRTTHPYFLGRFLDILHMVGIKNPIQNFYAYSTKREIVNGVKNTEAFKKHYMDTISCSHPCLARYDKERNPDYPINCGYCYPCLIRKSSLLDIKDFRYWYTESASEFLKNNSNNQKANDLRAVISTLYRYKKIDDEGLKDMIRCSGKLDEESVQKFLRVYKSTMEDLIELLSEDDEIKGFIGEKCARTD
- the tnpC gene encoding IS66 family transposase yields the protein MASSAKDIQLRELKDTITQLKTMISEQTELIRSLRLVIDEKTSHEKALQEQVDYLTKKLFGSSSERRTDDIPGQQHLFDEAEVEQDLSLLEEETVIREHTRKKKSTHEDLFKGLKVEKVVIPLPEEDQVCPVCGTQMVLIGEEYVRRELEFIPATCKVIEYYSQSYGCPCCKEGLGDTEKPVIVKSQVPQALVGKGPATASTVAWTMYQKYANGLPLYRQEKDWRQYGAQFSRTTLANWIIYCSRNYFQPMYDYFHRELLKRSFAMADETRVQVLKEEDRRAQTQSFMWLFRSGEDGLSAIILYGYSPTRSGSYAKEFLEGYHGYLETDGYQGYNSLPDIKRCSCWAHIRRYFIDAVPKGKQYDYSQPAVQGVQYCNRLFAIEDSINKKYPGDYEKRKQLRLEKEKPVLEAFWSWIEQQKPVRNTRMDKAVNYVLNRRETAETYLEDGRCSFTNNLSENAIRPFAVGRKNWLFSDSVEGANASAVVYTMVEMAKAHALNIYEYLKFLLDHRPTKEMTDAQLAELAPWSEKLQSIKNRM
- a CDS encoding DUF6017 domain-containing protein is translated as MGDRRMVSRKIVESARFLKMPATSQNLYFHLVVNADDDGIVEAYSVLALTKANEDDLRVLVSKQFVYMLNEDLVAYIEDWLEMNYLRADRKKDSRYKPLLLQLRPDVKLIEAKERSDTKGGKKKCQHVDSPRTAQPNLIQSNLTESNLTEDKSINLSINQETNSGIDGVTDIENYKRIIAENIELNILYEMAKRQDEYEVSMVTEIYETICDMVTIPRDKVVIKQTEYPWSVVKSQFLKLKRVHVANILNRIVDADLKIKNMASYLISSLYTESISGTILEQAELYDDYLKYLRGNPYSV
- a CDS encoding TatD family hydrolase, whose product is MQGLIDTHFHLDMYKNYNEIYKIIVGEKQYTLCMTNSPGVFLSCKNIFGDNKYIRFALGFHPLNTDLKEKDLRDFMKMLPQTEYVGEIGLDFTKRTGIEKNQQIKWFEKIVEACSEKNKVMSIHIRGAEEIALKILSKYCPRRCILHWYTGNVELQKDFIHLGCYFSVNASMVKNMDVVNAIPKDRLLIESDGPYSKVNGKKFSPSLLLEEYELIAKSLDEPELIRVVFNNFKNLLLTK
- a CDS encoding site-specific integrase is translated as MSAIKDNDRKTWRSYIRYTDWQGKNQIHTKRGFKTKREALAYEREFLMKKTRDINMGFSMFVEQYLEDMKPRLKYNTFLTKKHIIASKIIPYFENRTLADIDATDIIQWQNELLKMRDKNDKPYAQTYLRTIQNQLSAIFNHACRFYNLPSNPSKQAGKMGKAKAKEMLFWTKEEYLKFSEIMKKKPISFYAFEVLYWTGIREGELLALQRKDVDLTGMKLTVSKSYQRLEKQDYVTTPKTDKSNRVIDLPQFLCDELEDYFGMLYKCDDDTRLFEISKSYLHSEMNRGVKGAGVKRIRIHDIRHSHVAHLIELGFSPVEIAERL